From a region of the Oncorhynchus tshawytscha isolate Ot180627B linkage group LG14, Otsh_v2.0, whole genome shotgun sequence genome:
- the LOC112267276 gene encoding major histocompatibility complex class I-related gene protein isoform X2 codes for MITTILISFMQFSIVAPHSLHRHCIATQGTLYPKNIQLVMIDDVIVYYYNSSAEQEAVVPEWLNHPEGIEFWQEVHRNLKFNRYVMDTAVRVTSEHYNHSHDHFYQAHGRCGWKSDGTTEAFMSHAYDGKDFVSFDVSTRTWTAAVSHAVFYKRKRETDLEDLVRLVIHYESGCIRWLEKLLEFSVTVREPKGGLAGGRGASHGRRGEQWGGAAQRRWFIPAKEEPDCPTGSPGHPELQLPGAPQQYSWEHHSNLGSKEEPGQCAHGYSHHCICSLDAHCPIQVFSMEESSSTKPRVRG; via the exons ATGATAACCACAATTTTAATTTCATTCATGCAGTTTTCCATCGTAG CCCCTCATTCTCTTCATCGCCATTGCATCGCAACCCAAGGGACCTTGTATCCGAAAAATATCCAGTTGGTAATGATAGATGATGTCATTGTCTATTACTACAACAGCAGTGCTGAACAAGAGGCCGTAGTACCAGAATGGTTGAACCACCCTGAGGGAATTGAATTTTGGCAGGAGGTTCATCGAAATCTGAAATTTAATCGATATGTAATGGATACTGCTGTGAGAGTAACAAGTGAACATTACAATCATTCACATG ATCACTTTTACCAAGCTCACGGACGCTGTGGATGGAAGTCAGACGGAACCACAGAGGCCTTTATGAGCCATGCATATGACGGCAAGGACTTTGTCAGCTTCGATGTATCGACCAGAACATGGACAGCTGCAGTTTCCCATGCTGTTTTTTACAAAAGAAAAAGGGAAACAGATTTAGAAGATCTTGTTAGGCTGGTCATTCATTACGAATCTGGATGCATCCGGTGGCTGGAGAAACTGTTAGAGTTTAGCGTTACAGTTCGAGAACCCAAAG GTGGACTGGCTGGGGGCAGAGGGGCTTCCCATGGTAGACGGGGTGAACAGTGGGGAGGTGCTGCCCAACGGAGATGGTTCATACCAGCTAAGGAAGAGCCTGACTGTCCCACAGGAAGCCCAGGACACCCAGAGCTACAGCTGCCTGGTGCTCCACAGCAGTATAGCTGGGAACATCACAGTAACCTGGG CTCCAAAGAAGAACCTGGCCAATGTGCTCATGGCTATAGTCATCATTGTATCTGTAGTCTTGATGCTCACTGTCCTATTCAAGTATTTAGTATGGAGGAGAGCAGTAG CACAAAACCCAGAGTAAGAGGATGA
- the LOC112267276 gene encoding major histocompatibility complex class I-related gene protein isoform X1, whose translation MITTILISFMQFSIVAPHSLHRHCIATQGTLYPKNIQLVMIDDVIVYYYNSSAEQEAVVPEWLNHPEGIEFWQEVHRNLKFNRYVMDTAVRVTSEHYNHSHDHFYQAHGRCGWKSDGTTEAFMSHAYDGKDFVSFDVSTRTWTAAVSHAVFYKRKRETDLEDLVRLVIHYESGCIRWLEKLLEFSVTVREPKVPAVSLFERPPHGNSKVEVTCHVTGFYPRAVQVDWLGAEGLPMVDGVNSGEVLPNGDGSYQLRKSLTVPQEAQDTQSYSCLVLHSSIAGNITVTWAPKKNLANVLMAIVIIVSVVLMLTVLFKYLVWRRAVAQNPE comes from the exons ATGATAACCACAATTTTAATTTCATTCATGCAGTTTTCCATCGTAG CCCCTCATTCTCTTCATCGCCATTGCATCGCAACCCAAGGGACCTTGTATCCGAAAAATATCCAGTTGGTAATGATAGATGATGTCATTGTCTATTACTACAACAGCAGTGCTGAACAAGAGGCCGTAGTACCAGAATGGTTGAACCACCCTGAGGGAATTGAATTTTGGCAGGAGGTTCATCGAAATCTGAAATTTAATCGATATGTAATGGATACTGCTGTGAGAGTAACAAGTGAACATTACAATCATTCACATG ATCACTTTTACCAAGCTCACGGACGCTGTGGATGGAAGTCAGACGGAACCACAGAGGCCTTTATGAGCCATGCATATGACGGCAAGGACTTTGTCAGCTTCGATGTATCGACCAGAACATGGACAGCTGCAGTTTCCCATGCTGTTTTTTACAAAAGAAAAAGGGAAACAGATTTAGAAGATCTTGTTAGGCTGGTCATTCATTACGAATCTGGATGCATCCGGTGGCTGGAGAAACTGTTAGAGTTTAGCGTTACAGTTCGAGAACCCAAAG TCCCTGCGGTGAGTCTGTTTGAGAGACCGCCTCATGGCAACTCCAAGGTGGAGGTCACATGTCATGTGACAGGGTTCTACCCTCGGGCGGTGCAGGTGGACTGGCTGGGGGCAGAGGGGCTTCCCATGGTAGACGGGGTGAACAGTGGGGAGGTGCTGCCCAACGGAGATGGTTCATACCAGCTAAGGAAGAGCCTGACTGTCCCACAGGAAGCCCAGGACACCCAGAGCTACAGCTGCCTGGTGCTCCACAGCAGTATAGCTGGGAACATCACAGTAACCTGGG CTCCAAAGAAGAACCTGGCCAATGTGCTCATGGCTATAGTCATCATTGTATCTGTAGTCTTGATGCTCACTGTCCTATTCAAGTATTTAGTATGGAGGAGAGCAGTAG CACAAAACCCAGAGTAA